The Onthophagus taurus isolate NC chromosome 6, IU_Otau_3.0, whole genome shotgun sequence region GTCATCTGATACAAAAATGATTTCCTCAAACGTTTGTGGGAAAGATTCATCAGATTCTTGTTCATTAAACGATAATTGTATCCAAGTTTCAACTAGTTCTGAACCTTCTTTATTATAGGCTTCCACGAAAAAATCCTGGTCTAAACTCGTGAAAGATTCCCGTCCAAATGCGGCATCTTTTTCGTCAAAAACACAGTCATTGTATACTTCCAAACAAGTTTCAAATGAATTTTCAAAGGAAtcttcaacaaaattattataactatCACCCGGAGAATTATTATTCGTAATCAAACTAGGttcagctttaatttcattttccacaACTTCTTCCTTTCTGATTGATTCCGAACGTTTTCTTGAATCGTTCTGCTTAAAACCATTTTCAACTTCTTTCTCTCTTGTTTTAACACTATTATCAAAACTCGTATGTCGTACAACATTTTTAGCACCATTGTCTTTATCACCATTAATAACcgtattatttttaagaattggTTTCGGCTTCTTATCTGACGCATTCGATTTGaccgtttttttctttttaacgaCTTCCGTTCCACCTTTATCTCTACTCTTACCTGAAGATCGATTTTTTTTCGGTTTATCTTCGAAAATTGAGGTAagtaaatccattttttggactctaaaacattattttacattGGGAAAGCCATGATACGTAGATGGATAgtaataacaaacatttttgataaaaacttaTCTCATGAGATAAGATATACTTAGGAGATTTCTACGAATCAAATTGTAAATTCGTTTTTGGattcaaattaaagaaataattaatattatagaaaataatgtAACTCACTTTTTTGATTTGCTCGCGATCTCCGTTAGATCTGGATCATCTCCCCAAAAACTCTCTTATAATAATGAAGACTTATGCCGCTGCAATTAGAATTATATACTTTCAGGAGGATATGATCGGTCTGCCGATCTATGTAACGAATAGATCGCAAAGTGCAAAGTAGGTATTCTCTAAAAGAATTAACCGTTGAGCCGGCACGCCCGATTTTATAACACGTGTTTTTTAaccaatttaaattatttaaatgttttagttCGGGATTATTtgattatatattatatttttttacgaaatTCTCGTTTATTTTTCCTATTCTTACGTGAGATCGCGGATCGTTTGTTTCGTTTTTGATTTTCCTGGAGTATATTTGGCGAAACGAGTTTTGAAACGGTCTCTTTTAATAAGTTGTCCAAGAGGAAACACCTCGTGAGcatattttgacaaatttagacattttgaaaagttttggGTCCATTTCATCATCCATCTCACATGGGTAAAGAgcgtatattaatattttaagttaCGATTACGAATTAAATTTCggattttcgtttattttcaCCTGTTAAACGTTATTTTGGGCCATAGACCTCGATGAACTGAGGTGagtgttttttattaataaaattaagcaAATACAGTCTACATTCCatctcttaaaaaaaaattcgttctTTCCATGTGTCATTCAttccttaataaaaaaaacataatcctaatttaaatttccttaATCTAATACAAGGATTGCTATCCTTAGGTCTTAAAGCACGGTATTTTTTTGggaaacaaattatttttctggAAACCTAAACACATCAAATAAGTACACGAATGAACTTAATGTACCTCACCATACATCTCGAAATTTCACCATGTGTTATCAGGAACCCGTTTAAAAGAAGATAAAAGAAAGATCAAGAACTGGTAAGGTCAGACCTTTAACCCTTTAACGACGGGTCACATCAATAGAGGGTTAAATTtgattgcaattttttttgaaacctAGATTTATTGCTCAAAGTAAGCTTGCATCTTTCAATCACCACGTTTGTCCTAAGGTTGTCAGAGGCTGTGTTGCCTTCCTGACGAACTTGCTTAGCTGAAGAGACCAATCGAAgtcgaaacaaaaaaatatatagtcTGTGATGTTTGTCGAACGATGCTTTCTGAACGCTGTTGTTCTGAAATACTAGTCTTTTGTTTGCCAAATCTTTCCAAAGTGCGAAGTTTGCACAAATCTGGAAAAGGTTTTGCTTTTGACGAAGTGAAACAGTTTGACGAATGCGAAACAGTTTGCGTCGAAGACAAAATGGAATTCATTCAAAGTAGTTCTGTGAATGTGCAGTTCTACACAGGGTGTAGTGTTCCCAGTTTGCTTGCAGTTTTCGAACTATCTGATTCTCATCAGCACGACGAAGAAGTCGTGGAATGAAGGTTTTTGCAGAACGATGTTGCTCAAagcatttctcaaaattttctcaaaagacaaaaaattaaatttaacgtcAAATGAGATCTGAGTTTTGTGGAGTTACGAATTTTACTCAAAATAAGCTTTCATCTTTTAATCAGCACGTTTGTCCTAAGGTTGTCAGAGGCTGTGTTGCCTTTAGTATTGATTGGGGGTATTGtttgttttatgttatttttgaatttacttACAACATACTCCTTCACAAGATCTTGGAATTGTGGGGCGTTTACGGgagtaattttcatttttctatcaatttacaattcaattgtttttatagaTTCTCCAATTAAATTCTTGCCTAAAGcgaattaaacattttagacTCAAGGCATAAAAAATTAGGTCATAAATAGGAAAAAGCGATGGAAGCAGAAATAAATAGAATATATTGAACATAAcacgaaaaattattaatatttatttaagccTTTGTAAAGGTTATGCTTTGAAGAAGAAAGCAAAAGGAAAAAGAACTGTCGTGAAGACAATTAAATTCACGATGTCAAGTAAgtaaatatatttgtaatgatattttgctttttaactcaattAACCTAACTATCcgtgtaatttttaaattaatttggtaaaaaatctagtaaaaaaaattccaaTAACGAAAATAGTTTGAATAAAACGTTggtataataaattattcacaGGTAGATTTCATCGACATGCAGGCGCAACCTGATAGAGATACACGAAAAAATCACGATATTCCCAAAGAAAAGGCTCTGTTGAATGAGCTAATCAAGATGACCGTGATAGTTTGGTAACTTGGATGATAGATAATAATTCGACGAAGTGAACTGGTCTTCGATTTGTTGAAAGTACGAAAAATTCGAGTTATCATAGTGGAATAAGAAGAAGCCTGTAGAAAGTTTTGTTTGGAATTGCACATAAAATGGATTCGTGAATTCATGCTTACCAAGTGATACAGTTCAAAATTTAACGACCGAAGAAGAACTTGAAGAGCGTTTAcgtaaaattaactaaaatgtCGAATCAAACATAGAGAATGTACAGACGAAGACACCAATGAAAATTTATCAGCAATTTTGGTAATGGAAGAACATCGCAGAGTTTGTTTACAATGAGGAATATAAGGAAAAACATCTTCCTTTGAGTGCGAAATTTCCACCAGTCTCTATCGGAACCAATATTTTGATAGACATTCCACGTCTGGATCGTGGACGACTAGGTCCTCGAAATATATTAGCTGTTATAACGGAAGAAGTTTATCCAAATATATTTTCTGTTGCAACTAATAACGGTACGCTGGATAGATAAGTTATATTTAAGAAATGCATTTTTCAACTAACACCTAATAGGTTTATAAATGTAACTGATGTCCCCAATAAGAAAGTGACAGTTCGAGAAAAAGCAATGATTTCATCGGGATTAAAGTAAGACTTTGTAAAATGTGATTGATTGAATGCTTGTGGAAATAAATCGTGTTCGTGTTCGAAAAAATTGCTTAAGTGTAAGTCTAAATGCTACAACAGTAAAccatgtataaataaataaacatgttaaaaaacaaatataaacaataataaattaaaaaaaaacaatttcgtCCCTTGGCTGAAAATGTCCGCAATCGGATATGGCTAAATATTGAATAGTCACAACACGTCCTAGGTACTTTGTGGTGTTCACAATGTACAGAATTGGTTAATTTCGCCCCCCTTCACCGCAGAAGTAAAAGCCGGGGAGTTCGCAACAAAATCGGGTACCCGTAATTAaactatatacatatataatttttatgtatgtttaaaaattgaatttaacactataatttttgtttttaaaaggGTTACACAAGAAATCTTATTACAACGAGTTCATGCTTTTAAACTTTCTTCTTGTAAATGAGTAATAGAACAGATTCCGGAAGAAACAGAAACGCGGCAGcgcgaaaattaaaaaagactAGTACGGACCTGTTGTCATAAATTATATGACAGCGCGCTCGCTCAAAGGGTAATCATTCTCCAActtctcaaaaatcatcaattaacaaaaaattcttaccctaaaaatttttaagaatataaaTGGATAAAACTATTGATaatgaatgaataattttttataacgcAAGTAAGTTAAAACATGAATGTTATGATTCAATTAGCTTACTATCTtgctttttcaacattctCGATTATTTTGGTTGCTTATCTACATACATTATTTTagatattattataaacaattactcATTATAGAATAGTAGACAAAAAGGGGTCGGTCCGGGTCGTGGAACTGATAGTCAGTTCtctgaattttttattaatattgttgtaaatatgaacaaaaatagGTAGTAGCTTAcgtaaaataaacaattcaaaacaaatatatGTCCAAAgactatatattttatttgcatCCCAAGACagactaaaatttttaaaataataattgctTTGAAAAACACGCAGGCGGCAAGAACAGATGATATAATGTGGCTGAAGTCAGATTCATATTCGAATCTGTACCAGATTCagattcataaaattacaattgACCAGACACGTATTGAACATATcaattgaaaaatcattttttgaaactacagaagttgtagcaatctGCGATTACCCTGGATAATTCGAATAGACTCTCTGTCTCTTCGAATACCCTCAAACCCATATTTACGTAGAGGCAGAGTGGTGAATATTTGAATACTCATCGATTTTAATAGCAAagttaaacattattttctcatcAACTAAGGACTGGagcaccctgggactagtctagattattgcattaggttcTATGGTATCCTTCCAGCCcaccagcacccccagatttgccgtagggtgaattttttaatattcctcgtttttaatagcaaatttaaacattattttctcaataactagagactacagcaccctgggactagtctagattagTGTATTAGGTCCTTTGGTATCCTTCTATccttgtttatttatataaaaacatcATTAATAATGCCCCGTTCTCCTATAACGTTCATAAAATGTATAACAAATAGTCCACAATTTATGCTATCCGTTTGTGTAGGATATTTGTGGTCTTTAGCCATTTTTCAACCTTTCATTCGTTCATTacgactttttgttttattacacctttggaaaaactttttaattttcttaaatatgtTATTGTCCATATTTGTTTGACCGGAATcgagtaaataaattaatttttctgtcATACCTAGGACTATTAATATCCAGTGACTACAGTTTACGTTATATGGaataaatatatacttataattatttaaattctctacaaatacttttaaatttaagcaaTCGTTTCCGAAAAACATAAATTGCACTGAAATAGTATctatgtaataaatataatgagtCATGTTTTTTCAATATGAAAACGTAAATACGTCGATGCAGTAGTCTGATAACCACTTATCTGCTAATGTTTTCGAATTAACTTTAGTAGAGTGTGAcctattatttaaataaggtGTTATAAGATGTTTAATATCTTTGGCTGGTCCCCTGAATCCAAATCGTTcaagtttcattaaaaagagaagtAAAAGCCATGTGAATATAATATCAAactaaatattgaataaattttaaatataatactaGTCCCaaggtgctgcagtctctagttattgagtaaataatgtttaaatttgatattgaaaacgaggaatattaaaaaattcaccctacggcaaatctggggatGCTGGTGGGTtagaaggataccagaggacctaatgcaataatctataCTAGTCCCAGGGTGTTGCAGTCTCTAGTTgatgagaaaataatttttaactttgctATTAAAATCGATGAGTATTCAAATATTCATCACTCTGCCTCTACGTAAATCTGGGGGTGGAGTAGACAGGGAACATACTAGTGGGTCTATTCGAATTATCCAGGGTAGTCGCAGATTGCTACAAGTTCTTTAGTTGCAGAAAACGAGTTTTCAATTGATATGTTTAATAATTGTCTGGTCaactgtaattttatgaatctGAATCTGGTACAGATTCGAATATGAATCTAACTTCAGCCACATGATGATATACTGgtaatgttattaaaagttgtagccTATCTTATTAAGTAAACCCTTGATGCAGATATGTAATATTAGCATGGAACTTGGCAAGTTTCCCAAACAACGGAAGAAAGTCATAGTCATTACGATCCATAAGAAGTGAAGTAATAAGCTGTTTGACAAGTATAGACCTATAACATTAATATCAAATATCTCCTACGTATTTGAGAAGGTTATATCCACGAGAATTGTCAATTTTCTGGAATCAAATAATATACTCTCGAAATGTCAAAACACTTATTTGAAGGGAAGAAATCCAAGGGTGTAATCCATTAAATGATAGCAGggataataaaagaattaaacgaAGAAGGTAAGCGTGTAGATGAATTGTATCTAGAACTATCAACCAGTGAAACAAAGGGGTACAGCAAAATGTCTAATTTTGTCTTATTTAACTGATAGAGAAtaatgttgttttaaaatatcccAAAATATCTCGAATAATTATTGCATTTGCCGAAtcccgttaacaatttttcaatgTTATGTTTCTCTATTTTGTTTTAGAGCGAATAATGCGAATTATAAagcaattaaaaagaaacagcaATAAGGTATGCGGGGAGAGGAGGGTTCCATCCTATCGAAAATGATGGTGCTGGTGTGTATttcagacaggacgtcgcgactttatttctttatgtagataaaataaaggcgcgacgtattGGACCTGGAACGCACTATCTTTTTCGATTGGACCCCTTCTCCCGGCatggcttatttctgtttctttttaatttataatttgttagaATCAATATTTTCTCTCATTGTCAGAcacaacaaaactttttttttgagaaattcaCTGAATTGGAACCATAATTTTGCTAATAAAGCTGCGATTCCAAATTGCTAGGCTGTGAAAGATATCGCGAGTATGTATTTATACTCAATATTAATGTTGTGAATATATACGTGCGGACCTTAATTCTATTCATTGGTGTTACTCAAGACCTCCAATGTTCCTCCTTCATTTTTGGTCATGATAAATAAATTCACAATCAACGTCTTTGAAATGAAATTCACTCCCTATTTTAGGCTGATATGTATGATATATCGTCGCACACGATATGGATATACATAATCAGTCCAAAATCGTTAACCTTTTAACTACAACATCTCCCATAAACCGAATTCTTAGTCCCATTCCACCTTATTGTGTCACTTATTCTATAATAGTAATCCAATCTTTTCCTAATATATCTGTATTAATCATGGACAGATTCCTGGGTCTTGAGTTTGTTGGATGTGCAATAATGGTTTAAAAAGAATCATGTGTGCAACAGCGGTATAAAATATAGCTCCCCAAGAACAATATCTTCCATTGTACATTATATAGACTGAATTTAGTTATAAATGACTTATACTGAATGtggaaaattcaaaattgatctTCAAGTATTGaggaaatgttaattttttcaagGTCATAAATGCAAAATACAGTTTGAAAATAGAGCCTGTTGTCAATCCTCTTTAAAGTGTTAGTATAAATATTCTTGATGATTTCTTAATGGAAACACATTGGAACCATTAAAGCAGTTCTGAAAATGCCGAAAAATGCTGAAAAGAACAGAAGCcagtataaaatttgttttgtgtCACTTTAAGCGTATCACTTTAAGGTCCACAAGTCATAAAATATCTGTGCAATGTTTTTTTACACAAATCGTTAAATCGAAAGCGGTTTTACAGCgtgttttattacaatttcaaTTGAATATGTTACAAATTCAAAtgctattaatattaaaacttgTAAACTTGAAAATGTGAATacaaaagttaaaaagttaaatttattaaaaatagacaataaattaacataGTAACAACTTTACAGACatagaaaagaaatttcatCACAACGCAGATCGATCAACAAATTCGCCAACAATACAATCGTCTAAACACTCAGGGTGCTCTATATAACAAAGAGTATCAAAAACGGAATATAGTTAAGGAGTTTTCGCTTTCTGCTTTTgttcaataaattgtttgtataaaacattttggatAACGTCCAcccattttgatttaattgatGCATTGTCTGCTGTAAAAATATAAGttctctttttattattttccaagTATTCGACGATTTCAAAATTCATATCTTCTGGAGTTCCCCCGGAGaattgtattttattgtttggaatgttatattcgattttatgctaaaaatattatcttttacgattgaaatgtaaattaatttttgttaccaTGTGTAGTTTTGATTCTTGAACTaaagttgttaacaaaatcaaTTCATCCAAAAAATAAACCCTATAGTTTGTGTGTGGTGCTCCATCgattgaaatattaaaattatcgataCATAATGTGtcgtaataaaaacaaatctgcaaaagaaaatatttttcgttgggaaattttaatttagttaatgaAAAACTTACatatttagaaatgttttGAATAGCAGCAAGTTGTTTAACATATTGCATCTGTTTATAAATATcttgaaaataattcaatgtgttgtataaaataatagaatctttaagatgatcaaaagtttttaaatatgagtgatattttatcatagaaataatttttctttcaggGAGAGTTAAACTATAATCGATGTTATTTTGATAGAATCTCTAAAACAGTGCAAAGAAGTTTATAATTCAAAACAACAacttaaagttattaaagttattaccTTGTAAAGAGCTTTTTTCCCATAAAACTTGACTTGAAACTTTGTGAATTGATCTAAAATGTAATAacgtaatttctttttctaaaaatataatagaaaataatcttataaaaaacattaattaattaaaaaatattttcttacattatttaaaaaataattaaaaatatcttcgATGGTGTAACATTTAATAGCATATTCAGGTAATTcaaatcgatgaaaattttttatttcagtgATACAACCAAATAAATTCTCCAAATCATAATAAGGTACATTTATGTAAgctaattcaaatttttgactCTCCAAAGTTTCTAAATGATCTACATAATCTTGTTCTTCTTCATAAAACGCTTTTATAATGCTAGAagtttctaaatatttaatttatctattaaaaaaacgaataaattaatttacttactTGTATTCTTCTGGTTTatacaattcaaaattattctcTAAATACCTTTGCAAAGTAAATATTGTAGTAACTTCTTTCTCCATCCTTAGGTACTTTTTGCCGTTTATAACGGCTTTAACCGAACGGTTTGTGGTAATCGCTAAACAATTTTGCTTATCTTTTATCTTGTTTTATTGTGCGAGGTTGCTTTATCTGTGCACGTTTGTTCGTAATTCGGAATATTTCCAATTGTTATCGAtgagttacaaaaaaacatcttttttatttcaagaatttgatttattaagttaataaaaagttaatcaacgtttaattttctaaaGGAGCCTTCAATTCCAAATAAgtcactttcagtttttggtCTTCCAATTCTCTTCGATTCATCAGATTTGTACTTTTCGTCTTCTTTGAACCATTCGGCATAACTTTCCACTTTTGCTTTCCAATGATCGATTAAATCTTGAATAGGACCTGCATCGCCCCCATATTCAGTTggtaaaattgattttggaaTTTGTTTGTAAATTTCATCCATGTTAGTTGTTTTATGAAACACGAACTGAAAAagattatcaattaaaatttaaaaaaaagtgaaataattaaaaatagtactctttttatcattttttctttgaaaaagGGTTTCACCATATTATAAATGGTATCGAAAATCGATGGGATGTTGATAAAATGCATAACTTTCGGCCTTTGGGGATAAGCGccatcaaaaaatgtcattgCTTTTTTCATAAGAGGGAAATCTATATGAGACATTCCAAATTTTCCTGAGCCCTCCATGTCTTGTAAAGCAACCATACCACCAATTAATATTTGATCGTcttcattcattaaaatatcagATATCATTATGTTAACTTTGAAAACATctttcattttataaatagcTGGATCTCCTTGTCTCATAAGACAAACTCGAGGAGAATCGGGTCCTTCAGTTTTAACAAATGGAAGAAAAagtctaaaaaaaatcaataaaataattaaaataacttgtttCACAAATTACCCCGCTTTTAAAATTGCTTGTATTTCTGGTGCGAAAGGATCTCTATGATCAAAAAATTCGCGAAGCATCGTTCTCATGGTGtataaattttctaattttcttttagcCTTTTCCAAGCTGAATTTACAACCGCGAAGAAAtgtcaataaaaattgtttatctgGAAATTTCTGGTTTAATGGTTTCACCTCAAAATATTTAGTTAATTACCCATTCTTGGTGTTAAGTGTCGTTGTTTTTCCAACCAATCTTGAAGAGCTTGAATATCATCATCGATTCGCTTTGGGTCCTCGTTAAGCTCAGCGATAGCTTTAGCTTGAAGTTCTGGACAAAGAGGTCGAACGGACATTTTGTTATGTAAGTCTATTCTGAAATGAATGACACCTTCTAAAGCACTGATAAATTCGATACTtgtattatttgataaaaaaaatgtactgATAAGtttgtatcaattttatttcaaaaacaagtaagactaattaaatttaattaaaataattaaatcagGCTGATTATAAATGCCTCATCGGTATTCCatttccattttctttttttgatcatTTAGCATAACTCTCACATCTGCTTTCCAACGATCAATTAAGTCTGAAATTGTACCATCGAcgaatttaaatcaaaattataaaattaaatgaatatcCGTACCTCTTTCTTTCTCTTACTCTATGTTCCCAATAAAAAGCAATATACAATATCAGCCTCAAGATACAGAAACTTATAGGAGTTACATTAGTCTCTTATTAGCATCAGTACATGAATCAAAGAAAGTAGCACAGATCCTAGCACAGTTCCATATGGTATAATAAGCATTTTCTTGCACACCGCTTCTATGTGACTTTCAAATGATAGCCTCCAATCTAATACCACATCAAGGAAGAAAATGTGATACGCCAATTCAAATTCTTTCGGAAATGTTCAACgcttataaaaattgatacaaaCCGTTTTATCAACATTCATCATAATCCTTGAATTGAACAACAATCTTTGAATTTTCATGAAAATTGGgcaagttattaataaaaaataaacagcaACAGCCCCAAAATGGAACCCTATGGAACCTCACGTCGATGAAAGACTTATCCGAACAAACGTTTGACCACACCACTCTGAGGGAGCGACTCGAAAAAAAATATCCAATTTAAGGTTTAACCTCGTATACTCATGCAGTTTAGCTTATTGCACAAAGGTGTTGTTTTCTCATCAATCAAACGCCCTACTAaggtcaaaaaaaaatctgaccGCACGAtctttaattgtttataatttaaaataacacagCAAGTCTCGAACTCCATCTCAGACACCACCTCTAATGTGTACTTTAGACTAACGAGATGCTATTGTGTATTCAGCCAAATTAAGAACGCAAgcgacaaatttattaaatttgctaaaaatagATTGAACATTCATGTGAATAACTGGTGCGTGTTCATGCGTTATTTGCCACGAAACTAGAATCAACATCAAAGATTCAGACTCCCATCTGTTTCTTCCGACTACGCTGTAATTCCACcggtaatataaataataacacaaaTGATTCATTGGGAAACCCAATAGATGAAGTAGGTTCGACCCATTAGTCTCTCATCGTTTCTTTTAAAGACACTTGATAGACTATGTGATCATTAGGTACATTAGAGAATATGTATTAAAGCGTTTTCTTTGCATTTGCATCAACATGCCTACATCAAAGGTAAATCTGTGGATACCGCCCTACACATGGTGGTGGAGCGCATCGTGCAAGCAGTGCTAGGAAGCATAGTTGTTCAGGCTAAGGCTTTCGCCTTGAACACGAGTACAGAGAGCTGTGGCTAAACGCTGCCCACAAGGTGGAGTACTCTCACCGCTTCTCTGGTGCTTAACGGTTGATGATCCCATTCGCGAGTTCAATAATAAACATCTCTTCATAGTCGGTTACGCCGATGAcgattttctttgttacatGAATGCAGCAGGCGTT contains the following coding sequences:
- the LOC111426684 gene encoding uncharacterized protein, whose translation is MEKEVTTIFTLQRYLENNFELYKPEEYNIIKAFYEEEQDYVDHLETLESQKFELAYINVPYYDLENLFGCITEIKNFHRFELPEYAIKCYTIEDIFNYFLNNKKKLRYYILDQFTKFQVKFYGKKALYKRFYQNNIDYSLTLPERKIISMIKYHSYLKTFDHLKDSIILYNTLNYFQDIYKQMQYVKQLAAIQNISKYICFYYDTLCIDNFNISIDGAPHTNYRVYFLDELILLTTLVQESKLHMHKIEYNIPNNKIQFSGGTPEDMNFEIVEYLENNKKRTYIFTADNASIKSKWVDVIQNVLYKQFIEQKQKAKTP
- the LOC111426650 gene encoding uncharacterized protein; its protein translation is MAIRPLSKELQAKAIAELNEDPKRIQDDINIIKEWLKQQRHLNPIMDDQFILTFLRGCKFSLEKTKNKFENLYTMRTLIPEFFDNRDPFLPELQALLKLGVILPLKPAGPDSPRYLLFRFFVADPAVHKMKNLFKLNMMIADTLLHEDDQITVGGMVGFQDASGITMSFLTHMDLTIMKKAMMFFEGAFPQRPKVMHVFNPPSVFDTMYNMMKPFMKDKMQRRMLMHRTSNLEEMYNHVPKSILPTEYGGDAGPIQNLIDEWKTKIESRAAWFKDDEKYRSDESKRVGKPKTESDLFGIEGSFRKLNVDYTFFLSNNTSIEFISALEGVIHFRIDLHNKMSVRPLCPELQAKAIAELNEDPKRIDDDIQALQDWLEKQRHLTPRMDKQFLLTFLRGCKFSLEKAKRKLENLYTMRTMLREFFDHRDPFAPEIQAILKAGLFLPFVKTEGPDSPRVCLMRQGDPAIYKMKDVFKVNIMISDILMNEDDQILIGGMVALQDMEGSGKFGMSHIDFPLMKKAMTFFDGAYPQRPKVMHFINIPSIFDTIYNMVKPFFKEKMIKRFVFHKTTNMDEIYKQIPKSILPTEYGGDAGPIQDLIDHWKAKVESYAEWFKEDEKYKSDESKRIGRPKTESDLFGIEGSFRKLNVD